The following proteins are co-located in the Microcebus murinus isolate Inina chromosome 21, M.murinus_Inina_mat1.0, whole genome shotgun sequence genome:
- the SPINK7 gene encoding serine protease inhibitor Kazal-type 7, with translation MKILVGLLLLCTVTHFCSSSEAANLPLTTVDCSIYKKYPVAVIPCPITYLPVCGSDYITYGNECLLCSESFNDKILFVIQSDLDWGTGSASWNWSQPITEPPIPLYQFWESNKTISSQTAISRA, from the exons ATGAAGATCCTTGTGGGGCTCCTTCTGCTCTGTACAGTGACCCATTTCTGCAGCAGCTCAG AAGCTGCCAATTTGCCTTTAACAACC GTGGACTGCAGCATTTACAAGAAGTACCCAGTGGCAGTCATCCCCTGCCCCATCACATACCTGCCAGTTTGTGGTTCTGACTATATCACATATGGGAATGAATGTCTCTTGTGTTCTGAGAGCTT TAATGATAAAATCCTGTTTGTCATACAGTCAGACCTGGACTGGGGCACCGGCTCTGCCAGCTGGAACTGGTCCCAGCCCATTACAGAACCTCCAATTCCTCTCTATCAGTTTTGGGAATCCAACAAGACCATAAGTTCTCAAACTGCAATCTCCAGAGCCTAG